A region from the Candidatus Methylomirabilota bacterium genome encodes:
- a CDS encoding UbiD family decarboxylase — PPIEVKDAPCQEVVVTRDIDVWDRIPMISHSKSDPARTLGAGNTVVRGKFFWGGSHIGYNRMHFRGPDYSSFQISPGSHMDMVATHWYRKEPIPMTINIGVPPACTMMAGSGFTYMILPKGSDELGVAGALQGFPVELVKARTVEAWAIANAEYVIEGYLDTTQKVWESPLAEKDGKQGVYPFHPEWAGYMGKSYRTYKFQATAITHRRDKPIYYGLIVHGMDDHYIDVSMREAAFLEVADRISPGFCVDTHIPMGMTDWGGAIFQVRKRRQRDEGIQRNILTAAMALSLGMKLAIAVDEDIDIYEPEDILWALATRVTPESVQTVCAGGFGQTFQPSARSTAGQRDWTQSNIQFQGGLAIDATVPFVYKEAFERARYEVELVDLRKWFTEEQIARARASQEGYARWMAERGI, encoded by the coding sequence TCCCACCCATCGAAGTGAAGGACGCGCCGTGCCAGGAGGTCGTCGTCACCCGGGACATCGACGTGTGGGACCGGATCCCCATGATCTCCCACTCGAAGTCGGATCCCGCCCGGACGCTGGGCGCCGGCAACACGGTGGTCCGGGGGAAGTTCTTCTGGGGCGGCTCTCACATCGGCTACAACCGGATGCACTTCCGGGGCCCGGATTACTCGAGCTTCCAGATCTCGCCCGGCTCCCACATGGACATGGTGGCGACCCACTGGTACCGGAAAGAGCCGATTCCGATGACGATCAACATCGGCGTCCCGCCGGCGTGCACCATGATGGCGGGCTCGGGCTTCACCTACATGATCCTGCCCAAGGGCTCGGACGAGCTCGGCGTGGCCGGCGCCCTCCAGGGCTTCCCGGTGGAGCTGGTGAAGGCCCGCACGGTGGAGGCCTGGGCCATCGCCAACGCGGAGTACGTGATCGAAGGCTATCTCGACACGACGCAGAAGGTCTGGGAGAGCCCGCTGGCCGAGAAGGACGGCAAGCAGGGCGTCTACCCCTTCCATCCCGAGTGGGCCGGCTACATGGGCAAGAGCTACCGGACCTACAAGTTCCAGGCGACCGCCATCACCCACCGGAGGGACAAGCCCATCTACTACGGGCTCATCGTCCACGGCATGGACGACCACTACATCGACGTGTCGATGCGGGAGGCGGCCTTCCTCGAGGTGGCGGACCGCATCTCGCCGGGCTTCTGCGTCGACACCCACATCCCGATGGGAATGACCGACTGGGGCGGCGCGATCTTCCAGGTCCGGAAGCGCCGGCAGCGCGACGAGGGCATCCAGCGGAACATCCTGACGGCCGCCATGGCCCTGTCGCTCGGCATGAAGCTCGCCATCGCGGTGGACGAGGACATCGACATCTACGAGCCCGAGGACATCCTGTGGGCCCTGGCCACCCGGGTGACGCCGGAGAGCGTCCAGACGGTCTGTGCCGGCGGCTTCGGCCAGACGTTCCAGCCGAGCGCGCGGAGCACGGCCGGACAGCGCGACTGGACCCAGAGCAACATCCAGTTCCAGGGGGGCCTGGCCATCGACGCGACCGTCCCGTTCGTCTACAAAGAGGCCTTCGAGCGGGCGCGCTACGAGGTCGAGCTGGTGGACCTCCGGAAGTGGTTCACCGAGGAGCAGATCGCGCGGGCTCGGGCTTCGCAGGAAGGCTACGCCCGGTGGATGGCCGAGCGCGGCATCTGA
- a CDS encoding AMP-binding protein: MDGRARHLTEPIEAFRDIDSLLTGHARTHGARGYVECLAPPGGLTFAELDAATNRVAHFLADRGLRPNDRVSVLSDNCLELLVLFLGVQRYGATVNPINVEVHARNVAQILHDVEPRLTFWSPALPAELQALARAAGETALPFDELWAQLAALPATPGSRRVGGPRDIAILDYTSGTTATPKGVLISHQAVFYQARSLVERLGLTEDDRLLEYRALSWASPQVLSVGPSLQAGAGLVLAPRFSRRRFFDWIREYGVTVAAGVPTVFAVLLAEPVAVTAADLPSLRFMTSSSAPLPVETQLAFERRYGIPIVQGCGMTEAGFMGGNPPGARRLSSIGPAMPYIEARFVDESGAVCPPGREGELVVTGRQLAAGYLVERGRVMALPGDGLRTGDLGYADAEGYLYLTGRTKDVIIKGGVNVAPMEITSVLLGHPAVADAATIGVPDPVYGEAIVSFVVPRPGEVVTTDELRAHCATRLSEFKQPQQIRLVDALPRTDRGKLARERLQALAEG, translated from the coding sequence GTGGATGGCCGAGCGCGGCATCTGACCGAGCCGATCGAAGCCTTCCGCGACATCGATTCGCTCCTGACCGGGCATGCGCGGACGCACGGCGCCCGTGGATATGTCGAGTGTCTCGCACCGCCCGGAGGGCTCACCTTCGCCGAGCTGGACGCCGCGACGAACCGCGTCGCCCACTTCCTGGCCGACCGGGGTCTCCGGCCCAACGACCGCGTCTCCGTCCTGAGCGACAACTGCCTCGAGCTCCTGGTCCTGTTCCTCGGCGTCCAGCGGTACGGGGCCACGGTGAACCCGATCAACGTCGAGGTCCACGCCAGGAACGTCGCCCAGATCCTCCACGACGTGGAGCCCCGGCTGACCTTCTGGAGTCCCGCCCTCCCGGCCGAGCTCCAGGCCCTGGCCCGCGCGGCCGGTGAGACGGCACTGCCCTTCGACGAGCTGTGGGCGCAACTGGCGGCCCTCCCGGCGACGCCGGGCTCGCGCCGGGTCGGCGGGCCCCGTGACATCGCGATCCTCGACTACACCTCCGGCACGACCGCCACCCCCAAGGGCGTCCTGATCAGCCACCAGGCCGTCTTCTACCAGGCCCGCTCCCTGGTCGAGCGCCTCGGCCTCACCGAGGACGATCGGCTCCTCGAGTACCGGGCGCTCTCCTGGGCCTCGCCCCAGGTCCTGTCGGTCGGTCCCTCGCTCCAGGCCGGGGCCGGGCTGGTCCTGGCCCCGCGGTTTTCCCGCCGCCGGTTCTTCGACTGGATCCGCGAATACGGTGTCACGGTCGCGGCCGGCGTTCCCACCGTCTTCGCCGTGCTCCTCGCCGAGCCGGTGGCGGTGACGGCGGCCGACCTCCCGAGCCTCCGGTTCATGACCAGCAGCTCGGCGCCGCTCCCGGTCGAGACGCAGCTCGCCTTCGAGCGCCGGTACGGGATCCCGATCGTCCAGGGATGCGGCATGACCGAGGCGGGGTTCATGGGCGGCAACCCGCCGGGAGCCCGGCGGCTCTCCTCGATCGGGCCGGCCATGCCGTACATCGAGGCGCGATTCGTCGACGAGAGCGGCGCGGTGTGTCCGCCGGGCCGGGAGGGGGAGCTCGTCGTCACCGGGCGCCAGCTCGCCGCCGGCTATCTCGTCGAGCGCGGGCGGGTGATGGCGCTTCCCGGCGACGGCCTTCGCACGGGAGACCTCGGCTACGCCGACGCCGAGGGCTACCTCTACCTCACCGGCCGGACGAAGGACGTCATCATCAAGGGCGGCGTCAACGTCGCGCCGATGGAGATCACCAGCGTCCTGCTCGGCCACCCCGCCGTCGCCGACGCCGCGACGATCGGCGTCCCCGACCCGGTCTACGGCGAGGCGATCGTGAGCTTCGTGGTGCCGCGGCCCGGCGAGGTCGTGACCACGGATGAGCTCCGGGCCCACTGCGCCACGCGACTGTCCGAGTTCAAGCAGCCCCAGCAGATCCGGCTGGTCGACGCCCTCCCCAGGACCGACCGCGGCAAGCTCGCCCGCGAGCGCCTCCAGGCGCTGGCCGAGGGCTGA